The Amycolatopsis sp. NBC_01480 genome segment CCCGACGTTCAGGCCGTCGGTGGCGGTGAACATCATCGCCCGGCTGCCGGTCGCCTGGATTCCGGTGTTCAACGCCAGCCCCGAAATCGTGCGGCTTGGGGCGATGCTGCTAGCCCCGGAAACCTGGACTCCGGAGCGGCCGCCCGTGTACGCGGACGCGTTCCAGGCGAGCGAAGTGAACGTGGCCGACACGAGAACCAGCACACGACGCGAGGACCCGACGTAGACCGTCACCGACGGGCCGAACGTGGGAAGGTCGACGAACGACGTGGACGTTGTGTCCTCGTTCGCGGTGAGATCCTGCGACTGAATTTGCCCGGACGCACCGGCGCCGGGGGCAGCCACCTTGCCCATGATGAAGTACTGCGTTCCCTTGCGCTGCACTATGACCGTGTCGTTCGGCTGGTACACCAGGCCAATGCCGGACTGGATCACGCGAAGGTTCGACATCGGAACCCCGTTGATATTCACGGTGTTCACGCCCGAGGACTCATCCCACGTCAGGATCACGCCCGTGTAGAGCCCGGTGTCGTCCGAGCCGGTAGGCTGGGCGAGCCCGGCGGCCATCAGGCGCGCGATCGTCTGGGCGTCCATCACAGCACCTGCTTTCGGGTGTCCGCGGCCATCGCGCCGTCCGGCGTCAGGGCGTAGGTGATGCGGTCCAGGATGTGGTTCTCGGCGCCCTCGGCGTCGGAGTAGAGCAGCGACACCACGTCGCCGGTCTCCAGCGCCGGGTTCGGCACCGTCTCGAACGACACCGTGTACGGCAGACCGCTGGACTGCGCGAGGATCGATGCCGCCGCGGAGCCGGCCTGCGCGGTGGTGGTGATGAAGCTCGACGCGTAGAAGCGGGGCACCAGCCCGAACGGGCCGTCCCAATAGGTCGGCGAACTCGGGTTGTTGTCGTAGGCGATGCCCTGCACCGGCGGTAGCTCCCCGGTGGCGTCGCCGCGGGCCACGACGGCGTTGTAGACGCCGTCGCGGTCGATCTTGCGGTTCACCGACACCAGCACGCCGCCGGCGCCGCGGTTGACCGTCCACACGGGAGCGCCCGAGGTGGTGGGGGCGTTCTTCACTTGCAGGCGCCCGGCATAGTCCCAGTAGGCGACCTTGCCGCGGGAGGCGACCACGTCTTGCAGGAACGCCAACCGGTCCTCGTCGAGGATCTGGACGGTGCCGATCGTGTCGGTGTAGGCGGGCCAGTCGTAGACCGACACGAGCGTCTGGCCGGTCGGCAGGGCGTCCTGCACCACCTGGTCGATCAGCGCGCCCACCGAGGTGCCGGCGCCGAATTGGGCGGGCTGCCAGGCGCGCGCGTCCCGGACCTTCGCCATCCGGTCCGAGCCCGCGATCCGGATCGACCCGTCCGGGCGCCCGGACTGCTCGGCCGAGTCGATGCGGAAGTACCCGAGTCCCACCCACTCGGTGGTCCCGAGCCCGTATTCCACGCCGCGTTCGACGTAGATCTCTTGCCCGTACGGGGTTCCCGGGTCGGCCGGATGGGTCGGCCACGGGTAGATCGTGGTGAGGTCCAGCGTCGCCTGGACATCGGCGGTGGCGTCCACGGTCACGTCGCCGCCGAGGATCGGGAGCCGGCCGAGATCCGAGACGCCGGGAATCGGGATGCCGATGGGGGTGACGCCGACCTGCCCAGGTGTGACGAGGGTGGCGCGGGCGACCATCTTGTGCGCGCCGCGCAACGTCGCCAGGAACGCGTCGGTGACCGGCCTCATGGGACGATCACCGAGGTGGTGGCCACCAGGTCCATCAGGTTGAAGTAGGACGAGACCGCGGCGGCCATCGCGTCGTAGGTGGCGTAGAGGCCGGGCAGGTCGGCGTAGGTGATGGTGGCGCCGTACACGGTGGACGCGGGCGCGGCGACCTCGGTCAGGTCGAGCGCGTAGAAGCGCCGCCGGCCGCGGTGGCTCGACTTCGAGGCGGTGAGCTGGCGGACGGTGGCGTACAACGTGGGCACCGCGGAGGCGGCTTCGGGTGCCTGGAGGAACACGGGATCACCGGCGGCGAGGCGGGTTTCCAGCTCGTCGGCGGCGTCGAGGTCGCCTGCCATGATCGTGATCGGCAGCGACCGCGAGGACATCACGTCCGACACCACCACCGGCATGGTGCGGCCGATCACGTCGAACGTGCCGGAGCGGGCCTGGCGGGTGATGTCGCCGACCTCGGTGATCGTGACCGGCGTGTTCAGGCTCGGGCGGCGCGGGTTCTTCAGCCACGCCTGGTCGAGCACCGGCGTGATGGTGGCGCTCTGGCGGGTCACGTAGGGCGCGGCGGAGAACGCGAGCGACATGCCGGTGGACACCGCGGCCGAGCCGCCCGCGACGGTGAGCGTGCGCGGCGTGAAGTCGATCTGTGTGGTGCCTTGCACGGTGTAGGTCCACCACAGTCCGGCCCCGGTACCGGCCGCCGAGCTGGTGGAGCCGATGACGGCGAACCCCGCGGGATCGGTCACGCTGGTCCAGCCAGCCTGCTTCCACGCCAGCCACAGGTTGAGCATGTTCGTGCCTGGCACCGTCAGGGACGGGAGGCCGATGTTCTGGGCCGCGGCGTTGGCGACGGTGTTCGTGGTGACCGGGGAGATGTCGAGGTTCTTCCACGCGTTGATCTGCGCGATGGTGTCCGCGCCGGCCGCCCCGCCGGCGAACGCCACCATCGGCGCGGTCTCGGCCGCGGTGGCGCGCTTGCCGAACAGCACGACGTTCCCGCGGTCCAGGACCCGGGTCCAGCCGGCCGGCGTGGCGATCGTCGCCGCGGTCGCACGGATCGACGCCGCGAGCAGCAGCCCATCCCCCTCGGCCCAGCCGGACGGCAACGCCGGGGTGAGCGAGGTGTTATCGCCCGTGGCCGCCGCGCCCGGGGCCACCGCGGACACGATCGGGCCGGAGTCCACGAAGGACACCCGGTAGGTGTTGGGCACGCCGGCGGCGAACTCGTAGTCGTCGAGGAAACCCGGCGTGAGCGGGACCACGTCGCCGCCGCGGATCGTGGTCCAGTTCAGACCGTCGGTGGACCGCTCGATGGTCGCGAAGTCGGCGATCACCGGGGCGCCGGTGAAGGCCACACGGACCCGGGACAGGTCGCCCATGTACGTCGCGGTCACGGTCACCGGGTGCCCCCGATCCCCGCGACCACGTTGCGCGCGGTCTGTCGGCCGTGCTCGTCGATCTCGATCTGTACGCGCTGCTGGATTCCGGCGCCGAGGTCGAACGTCGCGTTGATGATCTGCGGACCGCTGCTGTTCACGGTGCTGCCGGCCGGGCGGGGCAGTCCGGTGGCGGCCGTCGCGCCCGCGACGGTGCGTACGGCGGGGGCGAGGGTGACCGCCATTCCGCTGCCCAGTCCGGAGGACAGCATCGCGTCGTGGATCTGGCCGGCGACCGTGCCGGCGTAGGCGAGTACCGGTGTGAGCCCGGTCCGCAGCCCCGCGTGCAACCCGGACATCAAGGCTTGCCCGGCCGGGGTGAGCACGACCTTGTCGTAGGACAGCGGGCCTTTGTGCGCGGCGATCTGCCCGGCGATGGTGCCGACGAACCCGAGCAGCGAGCCCATGGCCCCGGACATGCCCGCTTTCAGGCCGCTGATGATCGAGTTGCCGATCCCTCGCAGCAGGGAGTCCGAGCTACCGAAGATGCTCTGAATCCGGCTCGGGAGCCCGCCGAGGGTCCCGGTCACCTGCGAGCTGCCCGAGTCGGTGGCGCCGGCGATCTGGCCCATGGCGCTGCCCCAGCTCGAACTGGCGTTGGTGCCGGCGGAGGCGACCGCGTTCGCGCCGTTGCCGAAGTACTTCGTAGCGTTGCCCGCGATGCTGGCGCCCTCGCTGATCGTCTGGTCCCCCATGACGTTCAGGCCAGCGCCCCACGCGGTTTGCAGCCGCAGGGCAGCACCCTCACCGCCCCCGGCCGCCTGGTCCAGCGCGAACCTGGCGGCACCGGCAAGGCTGCCGATCTGCGTGGTGCCCGCGACGTTCATCGCCGAGAACGCGTCGCCCACCGTGGACTGCATCCCGGACATCGTGGTGGCGGTGTTGGTGCCCATCACGGTCAGGCCGCTGGTCCACGCGGTCGAGGTGCCGGCGCCGTAGGTCTGGGCGTCGGACTGCATACCCGACATTGCGTTGAACGTGTCGGTGGCCATCTGGCCCCAGTCGGTTTGCGTGATCGTCTTGAGCGTGCCGAGTTCCGCGGCGCCGCCGTCCTTGAGCGTCTGGAATGCGCCGGTCACGTCACCGCTGAGCGCCTGCGCCATCGCCAGCAGCCCGTACGTCAAGCCCTGCACGGGAATCATCAGGGCGAGGAACGCCGGCGTGGCCAGGATGATCGCCGCCACGAACGGCGCCGCGAGCTTGACCAGCAACGGCAGCAACGGTTTCAGCGTGTCCGCGAGAATCTTGATCACCGGGTTGAGCGCGTCGAACAGCGGGCCCAGGGCCTGGCCGAGGCCGGTGAGCGCCGGGCCGAGGCCGTCCGCGGCGGCCTGCGCGACGTAGGCCAGCGCGTCGGCGAACGGCGTGATCAGCGGCTTCACCGCGTCCAGCGCCGGGCCGAGGATCCGGGACACGGCGTCGCCGACCTCGGCGAGTACGTGGCCGAGGGTGCGGAACGTCTCCTGTCCCTCGGGCGACTGGACGAAGTCCTTCACCGTCTTGATCGCCGGGCCGAGGATCGGCTGCACACCGCCGGCGCCGTCGGTCAGCGCCTTGAACGCGCTGCCCACGATCGTCGCGAGATCCTTGATGGTGCCGAAAAACTGCTTGAACCCGGCGATGCCGTCCTCAATCCAGCCCTTCAGCCGGCCGTCGGAGGCCGCGGCCTGGATGAATGCATTGAAGCGGTCGCCGACCTTGCCGAGGTTCCCGGTCAGCTGAACCAGCACCGGCATGGCGACCTGTCCAATGCGGACGAACGCCTGGATCACCGGGTCCAGGAACTTCCCGACGTTCTGCACCACCTTCGCGGTGCCCGAGAGGATGTCGTTGACTTCCTTGGTGCCCTTGGTGGTGCGCAGGAAGCTCGTCGCCTTGACGACCACGCCGCTCAGCGCGGACGCGATCTGTTGGAATCCCGAAGTCAGCTTCGGCAGGGTGGCCCGCAGGTTGTCCGCGGCAGGCGCGAGCGAGTGTTCGAACGCGTCGGACACCGATTTCTTGAGCGGGTCGAACACGCCCTTGAACGCGGCCTTCATGCCGTCCGCGCCGAGCTTGAGCGTGGTCATCACGCCGACCATCGCGAACAGGCCGGCCACCGCGAGCGGCGCGACGCCGGCGACCGCCTTCACCGCGGTCACTGCGGCGGCACCGAAGTTCGCCGCCAGCTGGATCGCGCCGCCGAGTGCGGCGGCGCCGGTGATCGCCGTGGTGGCGAACGACCCCACCGCTTTCGCGGCCGAGGCGAGGTCGCCGCGCAGCTTCGCGAACCGTTTGCTGCGCTCGTCCTGGAACGCCTGCCCGGCGGCGTCCACCTCGGCCTGTGCCTTGACGATGGCCTTCTGGTGGTCCTCGGCGGCGCGCTGCACGGCGCGCAGCTGTCGTTTCGCCTCGGCCGCCGCGGCGCGGACCCCCTTGGCGTCACCGTCGAACTTGATCTTCGCGGTGCGTTCGGAGTTGGCCATCAGGCGCCGCCCTGGCCGAACTTGCGCACGATCTCGTCGGCGGCGGCGTTCCACTCGCGACTGATCGTGGTCGCCTCGCGGTCGGCGACCGGGAAGAACGCGTAGGCGTTCGTGCCGCGGTGCGGCCGATACTGGCGGCCGGGCGACATGCCGTAGCGGGGACTCGCGTACCAGCCGGACCGCCGCGACATGCCGAAGATGGAGCCGAACAAGATCCCGTACGCCGGGGCACGGTGCCGGCCGAGGCGACGCGATCCGCCCACCTGGATCGCCGGCACCCGGTCGCGCACCACCTTGACGGTCGTGGCGAGGTTCGGGCCCTGCCGGCCGCCGTGCGCGGCAACGTCGGCCGAGGCCTTCGGGGCGAGCTTCGCGGCGATCTTCGCTGAGCGGTCGCGGATCTCGGTCTGCGCGTCCTTCGGCAGCTGTGTGAGCGCGCGCAGGATCTCCCGTACGCCCTCGATGCGCACCGTCACGACGAGCGCCCGTTTCGCCATCGTGGTGCACCTCCTCGCGTCAGCCGGACAGTGGGACGGGACCGCGTGGGTCCGGGCCTTGTCCTGGCCCCGAGGCTTGCTCTCGCAGCACGGCGGCGACGGTGTTGATGCCGCGCAAGTCGAGTGCTGCGATCTCGGAAGGGGCGATGCCTGTGGCGACCGCGAGCGCGATCACCAGACGGGTCAGGCTTCCCCGCGGGTAGGGTCCTCGTCGTCCTCGTCGTCGCCCGGCACCAGCAGCACGTCGTAGCCCTCCTCCAGCTCGGTCACCTTCGCAGGCGCCAGCTCGGGATAAGTGCGTTTGAACGCGAAGAACGCGATCTTGTAGACGTGCGCCATGGAGAGGCTGGATTCCAGCGCGTAGAACGACACCTTGGTGGTGCGCTCGAACAACAGGATGTCCCGCGGCTGGGCGACGATGGTCTCGTCGAAGCCGTCGTCTCCTGTGATCTTGAGTGTCAGCATGTCTCTCCTAAAAGGACAGAACGGATCGTTTGATGTCGGCGGGGGTGCCGGTGTAGTCGACGAACGCGCGCTTGGCGTTGGCATCGCTCGGGCCGAAACCGAACGTGGCGCTCGACAGTGGCCCGATTGCCTTGGTCGCCCCTGCCGGCAGTGCCACGGTGAGGTCCGAGACGGCCAGACCGTCGTAGGTGGCCTGTGTCTTCACCGTGACCGTGGCGGGCGCGGCGCCGGTGTTGGACACGAGCAGGAACACCGTGCCGCCGGTGTCGACGATGTCGCCGTCGGCGTTGGGCGAGGCCGCGGTGGGCGCGGTGCCTGCCCGGGTGATGGGCTGGGTGGCGACGGACTGGCGAGCCATGATGGGTCCCTTTCCTGACTGCCGCGGGGTTTCGGTGTGGCTTACGGCCGGGAGTAGGCCGGCGGGCCGACGAGCTGGAACGTGATCTCGGTCTGCTCGTTGTCGCCGCGGTCGCCGCCCACCGGGGCCGGCTGCACCATCAGAGATCCGGTCCAGCGCACGTGCTCGCCGGTGATGTTCGGGTGGTGGTCCAGCTGGAACTGGGCGACGGTGCCGCGATTGAGCCACAGGAAGTCTTCGAACCCGCCGGCGGTCCACTTGGCGTAGGTGGTGGCGGCCAGGGTCGGCTGATCATCGGTCTCGCCGATCGCCGCGCCGTCCGGGCAGTAGGTGTAGATGTAGTCGCCGGTCTGGACGCCGGGGTCCAGGGTCCAGCTGGCGAGCTGGCATTCGACGGAGATTCCGCCGATGGTCAAGGTGATGACCTTGAGACGCCGCACGGTGAGCGCCATGGTTTCCTCCTCCTACAGACCCACGTCGACCGTGATGGCGTATGTGGGAAGCTGAGTCCCGCCCTGCTGCAACAGGCCCGGGGATGCCGCGGCCACCGCGAACAAGGCGTCGCCCTCGATGGCTGCCACCACCGGCTCGACCAGTTCGTAGAGCCGGGCCGTGGCGTACTGGTCGAACGGCACCACCAGGTGCACAACGAAACTCGCCTCCGTCGGCGCGGAACCGCCGTAGCTGCCCCACGTGACCGTCGGTGGCGTGATCACGGCGCCGGTGCCCTGCACCGTCGCCCCAGGGTCCTGGTAGACCCGCAGACCATCCACTGTGGACAGAGCGGTGTCCAGTGCCGCGGCGGCGGCCTGCATGCTGGTACTCATCCGACGATCGCCCGGGTGTGCCGGCCGATGCGAAGCAACCGGTCGATGTCGGCATCGAACGAGGGGACGCGTGCCGACCCCAGCTCGGCCATGTCCACCAGTGCCTCCGGTGAGCGGCGGCGGGTGAACCAGCGCACGGCCAGCCTGATCGTCCCGAGCACCAAGTCAGCCGTAGGAACTTTCGCCCCCGGAACCGGGAACTGTCCGTAGTCCACATCGGACCGGACGCGCTCGACGAAGGACACCGCGGCATCGAGGTTCGCCTGGAGAAGGACATCATCCCGCGCGTCCGGCACGGCCATGTCCGCCTTCAGGTCCGCGAGCCGCGGCGGCCAGACCACCGTCACCTCTGCTCGCCTCCCTCGGCGTGCTCGTCGTCCTGGTGCTCGTCGGCGGCCTGGTCTTCCAGGACCCATCCGCGATCGGTGAGGACCCAGCCGCCGGCGCGGCGGGTGTAGTCGGTGGTGGTGTCGCTGCCCTCGACCGCGGCAGCCTCGGCCGCCGCGGTCTGCTCGGCACGGGTGTCCTCGGCTTTCTTCGCGGCCGGCCGCGTGGCGCCGGCCATCAGGCGGCCACCGTGTGGCGGATGGCGTGCAGGCCCGCGGGGCGCAGCAGCCGCACCGCGACGTAGCCGAACAGCGCGAGGTCGATGTTCGCCGGGCCGCCGCGCTCCTCGAACCGGAACGTCAGCAGCGGCGATTCCCACGCCCACACGTCGGTGCGGTTGAAGATCAGCACGTCGGCGTCGCCCGCGGCGTTGCCGCTCATGGACCAGGTCGGCAGGTTCGGCAGGCCGTCGACGTACCAGCCCTGTGTGACCGCGTTGCCGACGCCGGCGGAGTTCTGCGCGCCGATGCTGGGCAGCAGCGGCCGGCCGTTCCCGTCGACTGCCGAGGCGTAGGCGGTGGTGGCCTCCTGCGACAGGTGCGCGATCGACGGAGCGGCGAAGCGGTGGAACGGGTACTGCGCGAGCACCTGGCGTTCGCCGGCGAGCAGCTTTTCCCCGCCGTAGGTGCCGGCTGCGACCGATCCGCCGGTGGTGGTGTACACCCACGCGCCCGAGGGAACCTGGCCCGCGGTGATGGCGCCGCCGGCGCCGTTGGCGCCGTTGAGTTCGGCGTACAGCTTCGCCTCGGTGTTCTGGCTGTAGGCCTCGCTCATCGCCTGCGTGGCGATGGCGTCGATGGCGGGGTTCGAGCTGTCGGCGATCTCGCGCGTGATGGTGAACAGGCCCGACACGGCGTTCGGGGTCACCGTCTTGGTGCCGATGGTCAGCGCCCCGGACGCGGGGTTGGTGCCCTCGGTATGGGTGCTGGCCATGCCCGTGCTGGAGGTGTACGCCGGGATGGTGAACGGGGTCGCGTCGGTGAGGCTGCCGCGGGACACCGAGCCCCACAACGGCCGGCCCTGCAACAGCTGTGTGACGTAGAGGTCCGGGCGGTAGCCGGGCGGGATGATCGCCGCGGTGTTGCCGGTGTTCGCGGCGAACGCCGCCGACGCGGCCCCGCCCGCGGCGCGGCGCTGCGAGTCGGCCAGCTGCAAGGAGAATTTCTCCAGCCGGCCGCGAGCGTCCACGTCGCCCTCGGTGCGGGACTTCCACGCGTCCTTGATCATCGACGGGCCGTGACCGTCCATCTGGTACACCAGCGGCTCACTGACGACGGTGGCCGCCTGGCCGGCCGGGATGACCTGACGGCCTTGCGGGGCCGGCAGCTTCGCGAAGGCCTCGGCGACCGCGGTCCCGATCGCCTCGGACAGGCCGGCGGTGAAGGTGGCGAAATCGGGGGCCGCGCCCGCGGCCGGCGGGGCGGGGGTCTGCGGCTCGGCCGTCGGTGCGGTCATGGTGGGTTCCTTCGTCTCTCGGGTGGCGGCGACGGACGCGACCCGCGCGCCGTCGAAAGCGGGCATCGCGGTCAGCGCGACCGCGCGCAGGGTGGCGCTGTAGACCAGGCACACGGTGTCGTCGGCGGGGTCGGGCTCCCACCCGTCGCCGGGCTCGAAGTCCACTTCGATGGAAAACCCGTCGTAGACCCGGTCTTCGGCGAGCGCGAGCATCGCGTCACCGTCGGTGCCGCGGCCGATCCGGAACGCGGCGGCCAGGCCGGCGTCCGTGCTGGCGAGCGTGGCAGCGTAGCCGAACGACTGGTAACGGTCGTGGTCGCGGTTGAGCTTGATCCGGCTGGAATCCCCGCCCCAGTGCAGGGAATCCTTGGCGAACTTCCATGCCCGACCACCGGAGCGGGCGACCGTGCCCCAGGGCACGGCGACGCCGGAGACGGTCCGCTTCGCACTGTCCACGGTGAACTCGGCGGCGGCCGGGTCGGCAGCGAACCCGAGCGTCAGCGTGCCGGGGTTGTCGTCGGTGAACCGGACGGTGGGGAACGTGGCAGTGGCGGACACGGGCGGCTCCTGCACGGTGGGGCCCGGCGCCGGTGGGGCGGGGGAAAGCGCCGGCGCCGGGGGCTTCGGGACGGTCGCCGTGGGGATGTTCTCCAGCACGGCAATGCGCTCGTCGGTGTAGACACCCACCTCACGGCCGGCTTTGTAGGCCTGCATCCGGGTCAAGGTGTCGGACTTGAGGAAGTGGGCGTACTCGTAGCGGGCGGTGTAGCCGCGCGGCAGGACATCGGCCATCGACATCCGGTCCTCGACCGCGGCGGCGAACGCGCGCAACGTGAAGTCGATCAGGTCAAGGCGCCGCTGCTCGGCGTTGGCGTAGGTGCGGCTGGTGGTCGACACCCCGAGGTCTTCGGGGTCCAGCCCGGTCAGGCGGGCGATCTCCAGCACCGCGTAGTCGCGGGCCGAGGAGAGTTGCAACTGCTCGGGCGACCACTGCAACACGTTCGCCTTGAGCGCCGCGCCGACGTAGCCCCACGCGCGCTCGCGGTTGGCCTGCGCCCACTCGTCGAGGATGTCCTGGACCTCGTCCTTGGTGGGGTCGGTCATGCCGTCGGCCGGGGAGAAATAGCCGAGCGGCAACGGGTCCGACGCCGAGCGCGACGCGGCGGCGTCGAGCAACAGCGCGATCCGGATCGCGCGGGCGCCGGCCACCAACAGCGGGTCGTTCGGCGAGTCGATCCGGATCAGCTCGGCGTCCGGGATCGGTTCCCACGCCGAACCCTGCGGCATGCCGGTGGCCGAGGAGACGTACACCCTGTAGTCCTCGCGCACCGTCACCGATCGCGGCTCCAGCCGGCGGACCTGGACCGGGTAGCCGTGCCACCCGAACTTCGTGACCCGCCACCACGACACACCCTCGAACAACAGGTCTTCGATGGTGCGGGTCATCG includes the following:
- a CDS encoding DUF5047 domain-containing protein, with amino-acid sequence MRPVTDAFLATLRGAHKMVARATLVTPGQVGVTPIGIPIPGVSDLGRLPILGGDVTVDATADVQATLDLTTIYPWPTHPADPGTPYGQEIYVERGVEYGLGTTEWVGLGYFRIDSAEQSGRPDGSIRIAGSDRMAKVRDARAWQPAQFGAGTSVGALIDQVVQDALPTGQTLVSVYDWPAYTDTIGTVQILDEDRLAFLQDVVASRGKVAYWDYAGRLQVKNAPTTSGAPVWTVNRGAGGVLVSVNRKIDRDGVYNAVVARGDATGELPPVQGIAYDNNPSSPTYWDGPFGLVPRFYASSFITTTAQAGSAAASILAQSSGLPYTVSFETVPNPALETGDVVSLLYSDAEGAENHILDRITYALTPDGAMAADTRKQVL
- a CDS encoding phage portal protein, whose product is MGLWRDIVSWGNGPAPAPERVAAQADLAQTPRWARPLSFQLDIPPEMAAGGAPPAGLLSTRVPRRLAMSVPAVKRARDLICGTLGALPLQTHDASRAVVADTYILLQQPEPDVARSVTMTRTIEDLLFEGVSWWRVTKFGWHGYPVQVRRLEPRSVTVREDYRVYVSSATGMPQGSAWEPIPDAELIRIDSPNDPLLVAGARAIRIALLLDAAASRSASDPLPLGYFSPADGMTDPTKDEVQDILDEWAQANRERAWGYVGAALKANVLQWSPEQLQLSSARDYAVLEIARLTGLDPEDLGVSTTSRTYANAEQRRLDLIDFTLRAFAAAVEDRMSMADVLPRGYTARYEYAHFLKSDTLTRMQAYKAGREVGVYTDERIAVLENIPTATVPKPPAPALSPAPPAPGPTVQEPPVSATATFPTVRFTDDNPGTLTLGFAADPAAAEFTVDSAKRTVSGVAVPWGTVARSGGRAWKFAKDSLHWGGDSSRIKLNRDHDRYQSFGYAATLASTDAGLAAAFRIGRGTDGDAMLALAEDRVYDGFSIEVDFEPGDGWEPDPADDTVCLVYSATLRAVALTAMPAFDGARVASVAATRETKEPTMTAPTAEPQTPAPPAAGAAPDFATFTAGLSEAIGTAVAEAFAKLPAPQGRQVIPAGQAATVVSEPLVYQMDGHGPSMIKDAWKSRTEGDVDARGRLEKFSLQLADSQRRAAGGAASAAFAANTGNTAAIIPPGYRPDLYVTQLLQGRPLWGSVSRGSLTDATPFTIPAYTSSTGMASTHTEGTNPASGALTIGTKTVTPNAVSGLFTITREIADSSNPAIDAIATQAMSEAYSQNTEAKLYAELNGANGAGGAITAGQVPSGAWVYTTTGGSVAAGTYGGEKLLAGERQVLAQYPFHRFAAPSIAHLSQEATTAYASAVDGNGRPLLPSIGAQNSAGVGNAVTQGWYVDGLPNLPTWSMSGNAAGDADVLIFNRTDVWAWESPLLTFRFEERGGPANIDLALFGYVAVRLLRPAGLHAIRHTVAA